In the Bacteroidales bacterium genome, TTCAAATAGTTTAAATGAGAACAGCAGAATACCATATCGAAGAATTTAAAAATGTATTTGAGAATAGCATTTTTTTTCATGTGTCTGATATATATGCATTTTATCAATCATTTGATGCTAAAATTCCACGAACTACAGTTAATTGGAGAATTAACACCCTTGTTAAAATTGGAGTAATTCAACGGGTTGGAAGAGGTAAATATAAATTAGGGACAGGAAATATTTTTTCACCACAGATATCATCTAAAGCTATACGGCTAAATAACTTGATGAAAGCTAACTTTCCGTATTTAAATTTTTTAATTTGGCATATAAGTGAAATAAATTCACTTTCACAACACCTTATCAATAAAGATATATATTATGTTGAAGTGGAGCGAGATGCTATTGATGCGGTTTATGAGAAACTTGGGGAAAAATATAAATTTGTATTAAAAGGAACAATCAATGACGATGTGTTTTTTGACGAAAGTCAAATCGTAGTTCGTCCATTAGTTACAGCTTCACCTCTTCAAGTTGTAAAAAAAGTCCAGACCATCACTATCGAAAAGTTATTGGTGGATTTGTTTGTCGATAAAGAATTTGAGTTTCTTCAAGGAAATGAGTTAATACATATTTTTACAAATGCGTTTTCCAAATATACCATAAACACTGATAAATTGCTTAGATATGCCAGTAGAAAGGAAAAACGGATAACAATCGCCAATTATATCGATACTATAAAACGACAGTAAAATTAATTTACTGTCAATAATCTAATTATAATGATTCAAACAATTTGTACAACAAACGAGTGGATTTCCGAAATTGCTCACACAAAAAAAGCAGATAAAGGGTTGGTTCAGAAACTTATTCGTGTATTCGTGCATTAATGCTATTGGAAGGATTGTCCGAATCAAAACTCGACTACGTTTTTAAAGGCGGAACAGCACTTATGTTGATACTCAATAGCACCAAAAGATTATCCATTGATATAGATATTATTATTCCGAAAAGGATGAAAGTCTTCAAGGAATATTGTCCAAAATTGCTGATAATAAAGGGTTTATTGGTTTTGAAGAACAAAAGCGGAAAACAATTAGTGGAATAGAAAAAGCGCATTATAAATTTTTCTATCCCAATGCACTTAAAGCGGATGATGAAGATTTTATATTGCTTGATATTTTGTTTGAAAAAATCCATTATACCACGTTGATTTCAATCCCAATTCAGTCTTCTTTCGTTTTAAATGCTGGAGATAATATCGAAACCAGAACTCCCGATTTTAATAATATCATGGGAGATAAATTAACCGCTTTTGCACCCAATACAACAGGAATCCCATATTTCAAAAATGATAGACCAATGGGTCAGGAAATAATTAAACAACTTTACGATATTGGAAATATTTTTGAAGAAATAAACGATGTTAAAATTGTTTATGATGTTTTTGTTCGCTTTGCTATTGTTGAACTCCAATATCGGGATTTAGGTTCTGATGTGAATATTGTATTAGATGATATTGTTGAGAATTGTTTATCCATTGCATTGCGCCAACCCATTGGAAATGCTAACTTTGAAGTGCTACAGCTTGGGCTAAAACAGATTACTAATTATATATTTTCCGAAAAGTATCATATAGAAAAAGCCATTGTTCATGCTTCACGAACAGCATACCTTACAGCATTAATGAAAATCAGTACTGAACTGGAACGGTATAACAACAAAATTGATATGAAGGAATGGATAATCGAACAACCCAACAATACCAAGCTAAATAAGCTTAAAAAGACCAATCCAGAAGCATTTTACTATTGGTTTAAGTATTATGCATTGCATAAATAAATTGTAAGCAGTCGATTGATTGTGATCTTGGTAAATTATGCGCTCCTGCTTGGCTTAGTCTCCAGATTAGGTTGTATAAAAGCTTTACAACTAAAAATATTGTGATTTCTGAACGGGAAATATTCACTACATTTACTCTAAATTAGAAACAAAAATTGACCAATCCAACTTTTATAACTACCGCTTTGGATTCAGGGCCAAATGCTCTGGAAGCCTATAATTACTCCATTCAACAAAATAAATTAAACTTAGAATTTGATTGTTACGATTACGGTGCAAGGTTTTCTGATGTGAATTTTGTGCAAATAACTCTGGCTATTTTACAAATTAAATTCACAATTACCGTCGCTTTGGTACAAGTATTACAAGTAAATACCATCTCTTTGTTACAAAATACTTGTATATTTACATCCTCTTTGTTACAAAATAAACAAAAATGAATATAAAAAGGAAAGCTTATTCTCAACTGCTTGAGTGGAAGGAATCAGAAAATAGGAAACCATTGCTATTGCGTGGAGCCCGACAAGTAGGCAAAACGACATTAGTAAGAGAATTCTCTAAAGAGTTTGACAATTACATTGAGTTGAATCTTGAAAGAGATGCTGATCGTAATCTGTTTCAGGTTGACGATATTAATAAGATTTTAAATGGCGCATATATTCTTAGAGATGTTACGCCTACAAATAAACCAACACTTTTATTTCTTGATGAGATTCAAGAATCACCCAAAGCAATTCAATTGCTTAGGTATTTCTATGAAGAAAAACCAGAACTCTACGTTATAGCAGCAGGATCTTTATTGGAATTTGCATTAGGCAAAGTGCCTAGTTTTCCGGTGGGTAGAATAGAGTATCTTTATATGCATCCTTTAAATTTTGAAGAGTATTTGGGCGCGATAAATCATACACAAGCAATAAACGTAATTAAGAAAATTCCCATTCCTGATTATGCACACGATATATTATTAGATTTATTTCACGACTTTGCAATTGTAGGTGGAATGCCTGAAGTAGTACGTCAGTATATTAAAAATAAAAGTATTGCAATACTATCGAAAACGTATAATAAA is a window encoding:
- a CDS encoding nucleotidyl transferase AbiEii/AbiGii toxin family protein, whose translation is MSKIADNKGFIGFEEQKRKTISGIEKAHYKFFYPNALKADDEDFILLDILFEKIHYTTLISIPIQSSFVLNAGDNIETRTPDFNNIMGDKLTAFAPNTTGIPYFKNDRPMGQEIIKQLYDIGNIFEEINDVKIVYDVFVRFAIVELQYRDLGSDVNIVLDDIVENCLSIALRQPIGNANFEVLQLGLKQITNYIFSEKYHIEKAIVHASRTAYLTALMKISTELERYNNKIDMKEWIIEQPNNTKLNKLKKTNPEAFYYWFKYYALHK
- a CDS encoding nucleotidyl transferase AbiEii/AbiGii toxin family protein codes for the protein MLLEGLSESKLDYVFKGGTALMLILNSTKRLSIDIDIIIPKRMKVFKEYCPKLLIIKGLLVLKNKSGKQLVE